A genomic segment from Nocardiopsis sp. Huas11 encodes:
- a CDS encoding ClpP family protease: MGIHAGIMATEEGAGGRFDDLLATRLLRSRVVMLGTQVDEESANRVCAQILLLADEDPRRDITLAINSPGGSVHAGMAVYDTMHFVPNDVSTLVMGFAASMGQFLACAGAPGKRYSLPNARIMMHQPSGGLGGTAADIAIQAENLSYTKKTMVRLIAQHTGQTEETITADQHRDAWFTAEQAKEYGFVDHVVDSAAQLEGSGLRLGGPNPGFASRTMGGDR; encoded by the coding sequence ATGGGCATCCACGCAGGGATCATGGCCACCGAGGAGGGGGCGGGCGGCAGGTTCGACGACCTGCTCGCCACGCGCCTGCTCCGCAGCCGCGTCGTCATGCTGGGCACGCAGGTGGACGAGGAGAGCGCGAACCGGGTCTGCGCGCAGATCCTGCTGCTGGCCGACGAGGACCCCCGGCGCGACATCACGCTCGCCATCAACAGCCCCGGCGGCTCCGTGCACGCGGGCATGGCCGTCTACGACACCATGCACTTCGTGCCCAACGACGTGTCCACCCTGGTCATGGGCTTCGCGGCGAGCATGGGCCAGTTCCTGGCCTGCGCGGGCGCGCCGGGCAAGCGCTACAGCCTGCCGAACGCGCGCATCATGATGCACCAGCCCTCGGGCGGGCTCGGGGGGACGGCGGCCGACATCGCCATCCAGGCCGAGAACCTCTCCTACACGAAGAAGACCATGGTGCGCCTGATCGCCCAGCACACCGGGCAGACGGAGGAGACCATCACCGCGGACCAGCACCGCGACGCCTGGTTCACGGCCGAGCAGGCCAAGGAGTACGGCTTCGTCGACCACGTGGTGGACTCGGCGGCACAGCTGGAGGGCAGCGGACTGCGCCTGGGCGGCCCCAACCCGGGGTTCG